Genomic DNA from Geovibrio ferrireducens:
CGAATAAACAGCCAGATAAGCGGTCATGAAAAAGCAAAGGCAGTAGGTGTAGAAAATCATGTTTCCGCCGCTCACCCCGCCTTTGTCCGCCAGCGCTCCGAAGGAGTAAGAGAAGGCGGCCAGCAGGGCAAACACCGTTCCTTTTGTCGGCTTAAGACGCGAACCTTTCGTTCCGTTAAGCATTATCCCGCCCAAAACAGTGATAATGATTCCTGTTACTCCGTAAAAAGTCAGCTTTTCACCCAGAAAAAGAGTAGCCCAGATAAGTATAAAAAACGGTGAGGATGTGGTTATCGGGTAAATAGAAGATACGTCGCTGTAACGGTAAGCTGTTGATAAAAAAAGATGATACAAAGTAAAGAAGGTTCCGCCTATCAGCCCGTATATAACTGCTGTTTTATCAAAATGCATATGCTCCCGGAAGAAAACGGGGAAAAGAGCGGTGAAAAAAATCAGGTTAACAAAATGCATGAAAAAATTAAAGGCGTACTTATCAGAGGAGCGTTTGAGGAGAACGTTCCAGAGGGAATGACACAAAGCGCTGAACACTATAAAAATAAAACCTGTCAAAAACTCCCCCTCTTTATAGCAGACGAAATCTATTTTTATCAGCACTTTCAAAATTATTCAAGCCTGTGAAATAGAAATCATCTTTAAAACCCGATCTCGGAAAGCCGTCCGCAAGGCTTCTGCGGCACATCTATAAACTATACCGATAATCCTCTTTTATTCCCCCTTATCAAATCTCTGTTTATTTCTGGTAATTGAACTAAAGATAATTTAGCCCTGACAGGCTCATGCGGGATCAAGAGCAGATTTAACCCCTTCTAAACCCTGATACAAAAGGCTTTAAACACTTAAAACAACTATTTTATTATGGCTGTTTACCTGATTTTTTAATGTACATTGTATACAATTTCCCTATTGACATTGAATGGTCTTAGTGATAGAAAATAAACAGCGGTATAAAATTGAAGATTATTATAATAACAAGGAGGCATACTAATGGGACTTAAGGACGTTCTTAAGAAGAAAATTGAGGAACATCGCCCCAGAACGGCCAGACTCACAAAAGAGTTCGGCGACGTTAAAATAGGTGAAGTTACAATAGGACAGGCTATCGGCGGTGCAAGAAGCGTTAAGTGCCTTGTTACCGACATTTCATATCTTGACCCGGTGGAAGGAATACGCTTCCGCGGACTTACCATCCCCGAAGTAATGGAAAAACTCCCGAAACCCAACGGAAAGGATTATCCTTACGTTGAAGGCTTCTGGTATTTCCTTCTCACAGGCGAAATACCCACTAAGGCTCAGGCCGAAGAAGTAGTTGAAGACTTCAAGAAAAGAGCTCAGGTTCCCCAGTATGTTATAGATATTCTCAGAGCAATGCCCAGAGACACTCACCCCATGACTATGCTTTCTGCGGCTGTTCTTGCTATGCAGCGTGAATCAAAATTCGCAAAATTCTACGCAGAAGGCTTCAACAAAATGACTGCGTGGGAACCCATGTATGAAGATTCATGCGATCTTCTCGCTAAACTTCCCGAAATAGCAGCCTACATCTACAGAATGAAATATAAAGGCGACACTCCCATCGCATCCGACAGAAGCCTTGACTTCGGCGGCA
This window encodes:
- a CDS encoding DMT family transporter, with the translated sequence MTGFIFIVFSALCHSLWNVLLKRSSDKYAFNFFMHFVNLIFFTALFPVFFREHMHFDKTAVIYGLIGGTFFTLYHLFLSTAYRYSDVSSIYPITTSSPFFILIWATLFLGEKLTFYGVTGIIITVLGGIMLNGTKGSRLKPTKGTVFALLAAFSYSFGALADKGGVSGGNMIFYTYCLCFFMTAYLAVYSLRHRPFRKEFVKAEKKYFITAGVIVFLSFTSYRYGLTFMEVSYAAALRQVNAVFALVIGVMVFKEAFSLSKLTGTMIIVLGVILIRFGM